In Pyrus communis chromosome 8, drPyrComm1.1, whole genome shotgun sequence, one genomic interval encodes:
- the LOC137741876 gene encoding protein trichome birefringence-like 37, translating into FSRSWVYDVSYPLYDTSGCPFVEEEFDCQKNGRPDDQYLKYRWKPDACALPRFNGEDMLRRLKGKKIIFVGDSLSLNQWQSLTCMLYAAVPQTHYTITRKEAISTFSLPDYDVSVTLSRNAFLVDLVNTVVGRVLKLDSIENGDAWRGYDMLIFNTWHWWLHKGSQQPWDYIEAGGEILKDMDRLVAFREGLTTWSKWVDYNVDFSNTKVFFQGISPTHYNGKEWNGSDSATCNGQTQPVRGSKYPGGSPPAATVVNQVLTAMTSAVILLDITLLSQLRKDGHPSTYGIDGKKGNDCSHWCLAGVPDTWNELFYATLVATDH; encoded by the exons TTTTCAAGGAGTTGGGTTTATGATGTTAGCTATCCACTCTATGACACATCGGGCTGCCCTTTCGTTGAGGAAGAGTTTGATTGCCAGAAAAATGGACGGCCAGACGATCAGTATCTCAAATATAGATGGAAGCCTGACGCATGTGCACTCCCAAG ATTCAATGGGGAGGACATGCTGAGGAGGTTAAaggggaaaaaaataatattcgTAGGTGACTCTCTAAGCCTCAATCAATGGCAATCGCTAACATGTATGTTGTATGCTGCTGTGCCCCAAACACATTATACTATAACAAGGAAAGAAGCCATCTCCACGTTTTCGTTGCCT GATTATGATGTTTCGGTTACTTTATCTCGCAATGCATTTTTGGTGGACCTAGTGAATACAGTAGTAGGCAGGGTTCTAAAGCTGGACTCTATTGAGAACGGGGACGCATGGAGAGGATATGATATGCTTATCTTTAATACTTGGCACTGGTGGCTGCATAAAGGAAGCCAACAACC ATGGGACTACATTGAAGCAGGAGGTGAGATACTCAAGGATATGGATCGTTTAGTTGCTTTTAGGGAGGGATTAACTACTTGGTCCAAGTGGGTGGAttataatgttgattttagcAACACCAAAGTTTTCTTTCAAGGGATTTCTCCGACCCACTACAA TGGAAAAGAGTGGAATGGGTCAGACTCAGCAACTTGCAATGGACAAACTCAACCAGTAAGAGGCTCAAAATATCCGGGAGGTTCACCACCGGCAGCAACTGTGGTAAACCAAGTGTTGACTGCCATGACATCCGCAGTAATCTTGCTTGACATAACGTTGCTATCGCAGTTGAGAAAAGATGGACACCCATCTACATATGGCATCGATGGAAAGAAAGGAAATGATTGTAGTCACTGGTGCCTTGCTGGTGTGCCTGATACCTGGAACGAACTATTCTACGCAACTCTTGTGGCTACTGATCACTAA